Proteins encoded in a region of the Methylobacterium radiotolerans JCM 2831 genome:
- a CDS encoding sensor histidine kinase → MSDVGTEAPVARETAGARFQKLFRTTAFKLSLAYLAIFALCAFLALGYVAWNARAVLDDQIVSTIDAEINGLSEQYNAGGLRRLISVVERRSREPGASLYLVTTAGGDHVVGNVGYVPAAVLATPGQSETRYGRNDADSEAHQAIVRVFTLPGGFRLLVGRDTEERDRLRAVIGRAFVTSLAAVVLLGVIGGWLAASRVLRRVDAMTQTTRAIMAGDLDGRLHVAGNGDELDRLASSLNQMLERIGELMRGMREVSDNIAHDLKTPLTRLRNRADEALRRASTQEELRAALEAVIDEGDGLIRVFNALLMIARLEAGSAREILVPLDIGQAVRGVGELYEALAEDQGLTLTVTAQDDLIIAGNRELIGQALANLIDNALKYGAVSAGAEARVTLDAWREAGTVRLAVSDHGPGIPETDRARVLGRFVRLEDARSRPGFGLGLSLVNAVVRLHHGTLRLADNGPGLRVEIEFPASAQAQPAAGDILPAPPSGDPVPDSLSRAT, encoded by the coding sequence GTGAGCGACGTCGGGACCGAGGCGCCGGTCGCCCGCGAGACCGCGGGGGCGCGGTTCCAGAAGCTGTTCCGCACCACCGCGTTCAAGCTGTCGCTGGCCTACCTGGCGATCTTCGCCCTCTGCGCGTTCCTGGCGCTCGGCTACGTCGCGTGGAACGCCCGCGCGGTGCTCGACGACCAGATCGTCTCGACGATCGACGCAGAGATCAACGGCCTGTCGGAGCAGTACAATGCCGGCGGCCTGCGGCGGCTGATCTCCGTGGTGGAGCGGCGCTCGCGGGAGCCCGGCGCGTCCCTCTACCTGGTGACCACGGCGGGCGGCGACCATGTCGTCGGCAACGTCGGCTACGTGCCCGCCGCCGTGCTGGCGACGCCCGGCCAGAGCGAGACGCGCTACGGCCGCAACGACGCGGATTCCGAGGCGCATCAGGCGATCGTGCGGGTCTTCACGCTGCCGGGCGGGTTCCGCCTGCTCGTCGGGCGCGACACCGAGGAGCGCGACCGCCTGCGGGCGGTGATCGGACGCGCCTTCGTCACGTCGCTGGCCGCGGTCGTGCTCCTCGGGGTGATCGGCGGCTGGCTCGCGGCGAGCCGTGTCCTGCGCCGGGTCGATGCCATGACACAGACCACGCGGGCGATCATGGCGGGCGACCTCGACGGCCGGCTCCACGTGGCCGGGAACGGCGACGAACTCGACCGCCTCGCGTCCAGCCTCAACCAGATGCTGGAGCGGATCGGCGAACTGATGCGCGGCATGCGGGAGGTCTCCGACAACATCGCGCATGACCTGAAGACGCCGCTGACCCGCCTGCGCAACCGCGCCGACGAGGCCCTGCGCCGGGCCTCGACGCAGGAGGAACTGCGCGCGGCGCTGGAAGCCGTGATCGACGAGGGCGACGGGCTGATCCGGGTGTTCAACGCGCTCCTGATGATCGCGCGGCTCGAGGCCGGAAGCGCCCGGGAGATCCTCGTCCCGCTGGATATCGGACAAGCGGTGCGGGGCGTCGGCGAATTGTACGAGGCGCTCGCCGAGGACCAGGGCCTGACCCTCACGGTGACCGCGCAGGACGACCTGATCATCGCCGGCAACCGCGAACTCATCGGTCAGGCCCTGGCCAACCTGATCGACAACGCCCTGAAGTACGGGGCCGTCTCCGCCGGAGCGGAAGCCCGCGTGACCCTGGACGCGTGGCGCGAGGCGGGCACGGTCCGACTCGCCGTCTCCGATCACGGCCCGGGCATTCCCGAGACGGACCGGGCCCGCGTGCTCGGACGCTTCGTGCGCCTGGAGGATGCCCGGTCGCGACCCGGCTTCGGTCTGGGCCTCAGCCTCGTCAACGCCGTGGTGCGCCTGCATCACGGGACCCTGCGGCTCGCCGACAACGGCCCCGGGCTGCGGGTCGAGATCGAGTTTCCGGCCTCGGCGCAGGCGCAGCCGGCGGCCGGTGACATCCTGCCCGCTCCGCCATCGGGCGACCCTGTGCCGGACTCCCTGTCCCGCGCTACTTAG
- a CDS encoding response regulator transcription factor: MRLLIIEDDREAAAYLVKAFRETGHVADSAHDGLDGYALAREGDYDVLIVDRMLPKLDGLSLIRSLREQNVATPTLILSALGQVDDRVKGLRAGGDDYLPKPYAFSELLARTEALARRQAGSGAAEETRYRIGDLELDRLSHRVTRAGREIPLQPREFRLLEYLMRHAGQVVTRTMLLEHVWDYHFDPQTNVIDVHVSRLRSKLDKGFPSPIIHTVRGAGYVLRFDDGAAG, translated from the coding sequence ATGCGACTGCTCATCATCGAGGACGACCGGGAGGCGGCGGCCTATCTCGTCAAGGCGTTCCGCGAGACCGGACACGTCGCCGACAGCGCGCATGATGGTCTCGACGGGTACGCGCTCGCCCGCGAGGGCGACTACGACGTGCTGATCGTCGACAGGATGCTGCCGAAGCTCGACGGCCTGTCGCTGATCCGGTCGCTGCGCGAGCAGAACGTCGCGACGCCGACCCTGATCCTGTCCGCGCTGGGGCAGGTCGACGACCGGGTGAAGGGGCTGCGCGCCGGCGGCGACGACTACCTGCCGAAGCCCTACGCGTTCTCCGAGCTCCTGGCACGGACCGAGGCGCTGGCCCGGCGACAGGCCGGATCCGGCGCCGCGGAGGAGACGCGCTACCGGATCGGCGACCTGGAGCTCGACCGCCTGTCGCATCGGGTGACCCGGGCCGGCCGCGAGATCCCGCTGCAGCCGCGCGAGTTCCGCCTCCTCGAGTACCTGATGCGTCACGCCGGACAGGTCGTGACGCGCACCATGCTGCTCGAGCACGTGTGGGACTACCACTTCGACCCGCAGACCAACGTCATCGACGTCCACGTCTCGCGCCTGCGCAGCAAGCTCGACAAGGGCTTCCCGTCGCCGATCATCCACACGGTCCGGGGGGCCGGCTACGTGCTGCGCTTCGACGACGGCGCGGCCGGGTGA
- a CDS encoding DUF2244 domain-containing protein has product MASGNPSVHPYGLDPATIDRPVFTATIRPHQSLSRRGFRVVMGGCCAVSLAVSVWAWRMGFWPVAGFFGLDMLAIYAALKVSFRRGRSFEEVMISQIEILLARVSHRGERREWRFNPLWTKLETVEDDEYGLQRLTLVSRRQQALVARDAGPDERARVAQGLSAALAQVKKGY; this is encoded by the coding sequence ATGGCGAGCGGCAATCCTTCTGTCCACCCCTACGGGCTCGATCCGGCCACGATCGACCGGCCCGTCTTCACCGCGACGATCCGGCCGCACCAGTCTTTGAGCCGGCGCGGCTTCCGGGTGGTCATGGGTGGGTGTTGCGCGGTCTCCCTCGCCGTATCGGTCTGGGCTTGGCGCATGGGCTTCTGGCCCGTGGCCGGCTTCTTCGGCCTCGACATGCTGGCGATCTACGCCGCGCTCAAGGTGAGCTTCCGACGCGGGCGTTCCTTCGAGGAGGTGATGATCTCGCAGATCGAGATCCTGCTGGCCCGGGTCAGCCACCGCGGCGAGCGGCGCGAGTGGCGGTTCAACCCGCTCTGGACAAAGCTCGAGACGGTCGAGGACGACGAGTACGGTCTCCAGCGTCTGACCCTGGTCTCGCGTCGACAGCAGGCGCTGGTGGCGCGCGATGCCGGGCCGGACGAGCGGGCGCGGGTCGCGCAGGGCCTCAGCGCGGCGCTGGCGCAGGTGAAGAAAGGGTACTGA
- the nth gene encoding endonuclease III, translating into MGRAVTAQVDTAPEAVDPATLAEIFRRFQAAEPEPKGELHYVNPFTLLVAVVLSAQATDRGVNLATGPLFAVADTPEKMLALGEDRVRDFVRTIGLFNTKAKNVVALSRILVDEHGGTVPASLEALQVLPGVGAKTASVVLNIAFGVPRIAVDTHIFRVSNRIPLFVGATTDKVQAGLEAIVPDSYRLHAHHWLILHGRYTCKARKPECPRCHIADLCRYPSKTTA; encoded by the coding sequence ATCGGGCGCGCCGTCACCGCGCAGGTGGACACGGCTCCCGAGGCCGTCGACCCGGCGACGCTCGCCGAGATCTTCCGCCGCTTCCAGGCGGCGGAACCGGAGCCCAAGGGTGAGCTCCACTACGTGAATCCGTTCACGCTGCTCGTTGCCGTGGTGCTGTCGGCCCAGGCGACCGACCGCGGCGTCAATCTCGCCACCGGCCCGCTCTTCGCGGTCGCCGACACGCCCGAGAAGATGCTGGCCCTCGGCGAGGACAGGGTCCGCGATTTCGTGCGCACGATCGGGCTGTTCAACACCAAGGCGAAGAACGTCGTCGCCCTCTCGCGGATCCTCGTGGACGAGCACGGCGGCACGGTGCCGGCGAGCCTGGAAGCCCTCCAGGTTCTGCCCGGTGTCGGCGCCAAGACCGCGAGCGTGGTGCTCAACATCGCCTTCGGGGTTCCGCGGATCGCCGTGGACACCCATATCTTCCGGGTCTCGAACCGGATCCCGCTCTTCGTCGGCGCGACCACCGACAAGGTGCAGGCCGGTCTCGAGGCTATCGTGCCGGATTCCTACCGGCTCCACGCCCATCACTGGCTGATCCTGCACGGCCGCTACACCTGCAAGGCGCGCAAGCCCGAATGCCCGCGCTGCCACATCGCCGACCTCTGCCGCTACCCGTCCAAGACGACCGCGTGA
- the purC gene encoding phosphoribosylaminoimidazolesuccinocarboxamide synthase: MDFLKPRYTPMNRRRRIYEGKAKVLYEGPEPGTLIQHFKDDATAFNAKKHEVIDGKGVLNNRISEFVFQHLNDIGVPTHFIRRLNMREQLIREVEIIPLEVVVRNVAAGSLATRLGLEEGTQLPRSIIEFYYKNDALNDPMVSEEHITAFGWATPQEIDDIMALAIRVNDFLSGLFLGVGIRLVDFKMETGRLWEGDMMRIVVADEISPDSCRLWDIKSSDKLDKDRFRKDLGGLIEAYTEVAKRLGIMSENEKVQGGGPRLVQ; this comes from the coding sequence ATGGACTTCCTCAAACCACGGTACACGCCTATGAATCGCCGCCGTCGCATCTACGAGGGCAAGGCGAAGGTCCTCTACGAGGGGCCGGAGCCCGGCACGCTCATCCAGCACTTCAAGGATGACGCGACGGCCTTCAACGCGAAGAAGCACGAGGTCATCGACGGCAAGGGTGTGCTGAACAACCGGATCTCGGAGTTCGTCTTCCAGCACCTCAACGACATCGGCGTGCCGACGCACTTCATCCGCCGGCTGAACATGCGCGAGCAGCTGATCCGCGAGGTCGAGATCATCCCCCTCGAGGTCGTGGTGCGCAACGTCGCGGCCGGCTCGCTGGCGACGCGGCTCGGTCTTGAGGAAGGCACCCAGCTGCCGCGCTCGATCATCGAGTTCTACTACAAGAACGACGCGCTGAACGACCCGATGGTCTCGGAGGAGCACATCACGGCTTTCGGCTGGGCGACGCCCCAGGAGATCGACGACATCATGGCGCTGGCGATCCGCGTCAACGACTTCCTGTCCGGCCTCTTCCTCGGCGTCGGCATCCGGCTCGTCGACTTCAAGATGGAGACCGGCCGCCTGTGGGAAGGCGACATGATGCGCATCGTGGTGGCGGACGAGATCTCCCCGGATTCCTGTCGGCTCTGGGACATCAAGTCCTCCGACAAGCTCGACAAGGACCGGTTCCGCAAGGATCTCGGCGGCCTGATCGAGGCCTATACCGAGGTCGCCAAGCGGCTCGGCATCATGTCGGAGAACGAGAAGGTCCAGGGCGGCGGCCCGCGCCTCGTGCAGTAG
- a CDS encoding glycosyltransferase has translation MTPPDGASGRRAAPFLGASRRSWRALVGAARHALAHPRTAAAIVGARLTGKRLRARQALAALIGIDHRLTLPPGILDRFPPAPAGPGGAIRLIGDGVLVAGAPGRIAALFASEPDLQALYGDALVQERPGGAVLPLLPPVFDPDRLAAFDYLGPVLACRCSALDPGVDPGSPAEAAFRIAERFGPGAIGHLPEILSVRRGEAIAATDREARHAPHHATVRAHLDRAGRAGLRVAVGTDGLVAVEHPLPETRPLASLIVPTRDRLDLLRPCLESLRSCTDWPSTEIIVCDNDSREPETLAYLRALEGEGRGHVVPWPGPFNFAAMNNAAASRARGRLLVFINNDVEAFRPDWLSRMAREALRPDVGAVGAKLLDGEGRIQHGGIVLGTGGLVTHGHRHFPADAPGYLGALRVTQTVSAVTAACLVVEAEKFRAVGGFDEAVFAVDFNDVDLCLRLNAAGYRTLLVPGAVLHHREAASRRWTPEARARHAREIAALRTRWGSLLVQDPHYHPGFDPALSTHARLRAGFPEAGPAPLRRPTA, from the coding sequence ATGACGCCGCCGGACGGCGCGTCGGGCCGCCGAGCGGCGCCGTTTCTCGGAGCGTCGCGCCGCTCCTGGCGCGCGCTGGTGGGCGCGGCGCGCCACGCGCTCGCGCATCCGCGAACGGCGGCCGCGATCGTGGGCGCGCGCCTGACGGGGAAGCGGCTGCGCGCCCGGCAGGCGCTCGCGGCCCTGATCGGGATCGACCATCGGCTCACCCTGCCGCCGGGGATCCTCGACCGCTTCCCGCCGGCACCGGCCGGTCCGGGCGGCGCGATCCGCCTGATCGGCGACGGGGTCCTCGTCGCCGGTGCGCCCGGACGGATCGCGGCCCTGTTCGCGAGCGAGCCCGACCTTCAGGCCCTGTACGGCGACGCCTTGGTGCAGGAGCGACCCGGCGGCGCGGTGCTGCCGCTGCTGCCGCCGGTTTTCGACCCTGACCGGCTCGCGGCCTTCGATTATCTCGGACCCGTCCTGGCCTGCCGATGCAGCGCCCTCGACCCCGGCGTCGATCCCGGGAGTCCCGCCGAGGCCGCGTTTCGGATCGCGGAGCGCTTCGGCCCCGGCGCGATCGGCCACCTGCCGGAGATCCTGTCCGTCCGGCGCGGCGAGGCGATCGCCGCGACGGACCGTGAAGCGCGACACGCGCCCCATCACGCCACCGTACGCGCCCACCTCGACCGGGCGGGCCGGGCCGGCCTGCGCGTGGCCGTGGGAACGGACGGCCTCGTCGCAGTCGAGCATCCCCTGCCCGAAACGCGGCCCCTGGCCAGCCTGATCGTTCCGACCCGCGACCGCCTGGATCTCCTGCGCCCCTGTCTCGAGAGCCTGCGCAGCTGCACGGACTGGCCGTCGACCGAGATCATCGTCTGCGACAACGACAGTCGCGAGCCCGAGACGCTCGCCTACCTGCGGGCCCTGGAGGGGGAGGGGAGGGGGCACGTCGTGCCCTGGCCCGGGCCGTTCAACTTCGCCGCCATGAACAACGCCGCCGCATCCCGCGCCCGCGGCAGGCTGCTGGTCTTCATCAACAACGACGTCGAGGCATTCCGGCCCGACTGGCTCTCGCGCATGGCCCGGGAGGCCCTCCGCCCGGATGTGGGGGCCGTCGGTGCCAAGCTCCTCGACGGCGAGGGCCGGATCCAGCACGGCGGCATCGTGCTCGGAACCGGCGGCCTCGTCACTCACGGCCACCGGCACTTTCCGGCGGACGCCCCCGGCTATCTCGGCGCTCTGCGCGTCACGCAGACGGTCTCCGCGGTGACCGCCGCGTGCCTGGTCGTCGAGGCGGAGAAGTTCCGCGCGGTCGGCGGCTTCGACGAAGCGGTCTTCGCGGTCGACTTCAACGATGTCGATCTCTGCCTGCGCCTGAACGCGGCCGGCTACCGCACGCTCCTGGTCCCCGGGGCGGTCCTGCATCACCGCGAGGCCGCGAGCCGCCGCTGGACCCCCGAGGCCCGCGCCCGCCACGCGCGCGAGATCGCCGCGCTGAGAACGCGATGGGGGTCGCTGCTGGTGCAGGACCCCCATTACCATCCGGGTTTCGACCCGGCGCTCTCGACCCACGCGCGACTGCGCGCAGGTTTTCCCGAGGCCGGACCGGCGCCCCTGCGCCGGCCGACAGCCTGA
- a CDS encoding glycosyltransferase family 2 protein, translating to MLPDHPAGWIVLSYAGDPTAAPRRPILRVLRGSDETVQDFVLPGASQGLAHWLGLIPPDAREIRLSAGADFALERVGARREVEVLAQCLLRRPWRCVSALYERARGSERRYRDILRGACAVTPMDRFPSWAAARTRPARIAPAALQIRCVLLAQPGDAAALSVTRDALNAQTHRPESIRVAWAGAPPATASGPMSHQAWDEAARFDELSGEAEALCLLRPGDVPEPEALALLARALSGADIAYGDAIDPDGRPRLKPDWSPDLALATGYPGFPLLLSRTWLAAALARPAGRMAEVAPAIMAAAMTSAARVAHVPRILARSAGDGLSPSARAAAFHALRAGRPQVRAGIQDGAVRLEWPLPDPVPLVSIVIPSRDRLDLITRVCRGVLAETAYAPLELIIVDNGSTDPAVLDHYATLRGDPRVQILMDPQPFNFAAMVNAGVAAASGTIVVLLNNDVAVLEPGWLEAMVRQACRPEVGAVGAKLLYGDGTLQHAGVVVGLGGRAGHILRRRPGDTPGQLGQLRVAHEVSAVTAACLAVAREKYLAVGGFDAEAFPVDFNDVDFCLRLGAAGWKTVWTPAATLAHLESVSRGPSVGAKRARFEQEAARFSERWRAVIRHDPFYHPALSVTTFGEDLE from the coding sequence GTGCTCCCGGATCATCCCGCCGGCTGGATCGTGCTGAGCTATGCCGGTGATCCGACGGCGGCGCCCCGGCGCCCGATCCTGCGCGTCCTGCGTGGGTCTGACGAGACCGTTCAGGACTTCGTCCTGCCGGGAGCCTCCCAGGGGCTCGCACACTGGCTCGGACTGATCCCCCCGGATGCGCGGGAGATCCGCCTCTCGGCCGGCGCCGATTTCGCCCTGGAGCGGGTCGGCGCCCGACGCGAGGTCGAGGTGCTCGCGCAGTGCCTCCTGCGCCGGCCCTGGCGCTGCGTCTCCGCCCTGTACGAGCGCGCCCGCGGGTCGGAGCGGCGCTACCGCGACATCCTGCGCGGCGCCTGCGCGGTGACGCCGATGGACCGGTTCCCGTCCTGGGCCGCCGCCCGGACCCGGCCCGCCCGCATCGCGCCCGCCGCCCTGCAGATCCGGTGCGTCCTGCTCGCGCAGCCCGGGGACGCGGCGGCGCTGTCGGTCACGCGGGACGCGCTGAACGCGCAGACGCACCGCCCCGAGTCGATCCGGGTCGCCTGGGCGGGGGCGCCGCCCGCGACGGCCAGCGGGCCGATGTCCCACCAGGCCTGGGACGAGGCTGCCCGCTTCGACGAGCTTTCCGGCGAGGCGGAGGCCCTGTGCCTGCTGCGCCCCGGCGACGTCCCGGAGCCGGAGGCCCTGGCGCTGCTCGCCCGCGCCCTGTCGGGCGCGGACATCGCCTACGGCGACGCGATCGATCCCGACGGCCGGCCGCGGCTGAAGCCGGACTGGAGCCCGGACCTTGCCCTGGCGACGGGGTATCCGGGGTTTCCCCTCCTCCTGTCGAGAACCTGGCTCGCCGCGGCCCTGGCGCGCCCCGCCGGCCGGATGGCCGAGGTCGCGCCGGCCATCATGGCCGCCGCGATGACCAGCGCCGCGCGGGTGGCGCACGTCCCACGGATCCTCGCCCGCTCTGCCGGCGATGGCCTGAGCCCGTCCGCTCGGGCGGCGGCTTTCCACGCGCTCCGGGCCGGACGGCCTCAGGTCCGCGCCGGGATCCAAGACGGTGCCGTTCGCCTGGAATGGCCCCTGCCGGATCCGGTGCCGCTGGTCAGCATCGTGATCCCCTCGCGCGACCGCCTCGACCTGATCACCCGCGTCTGCCGCGGGGTGCTCGCCGAGACCGCCTACGCGCCGCTCGAGCTGATCATCGTCGACAACGGCTCGACCGATCCGGCGGTCCTCGACCATTACGCGACCCTGCGCGGCGATCCGCGCGTCCAGATCCTCATGGATCCGCAGCCCTTCAACTTCGCCGCGATGGTCAACGCCGGCGTCGCCGCGGCGTCGGGGACGATCGTCGTGCTGCTGAACAACGACGTCGCCGTGCTGGAGCCCGGCTGGCTCGAGGCCATGGTCCGGCAGGCCTGCCGGCCGGAGGTCGGCGCCGTCGGGGCGAAGCTGCTCTACGGGGACGGTACCCTGCAGCATGCCGGCGTCGTCGTCGGTCTCGGTGGCCGAGCCGGGCACATCCTTCGTCGCCGGCCCGGCGACACGCCGGGTCAGCTCGGCCAGCTGCGCGTCGCGCACGAGGTCTCGGCGGTGACCGCCGCCTGCCTCGCCGTCGCGCGGGAGAAGTATCTGGCGGTGGGCGGATTCGACGCCGAGGCCTTCCCGGTGGATTTCAACGACGTGGATTTCTGCCTGCGCCTCGGCGCTGCCGGCTGGAAGACGGTCTGGACGCCGGCCGCGACGCTGGCCCATCTCGAATCCGTCAGCCGCGGTCCGTCCGTCGGGGCCAAGCGCGCCCGCTTCGAGCAGGAGGCCGCCCGCTTCTCCGAGCGCTGGCGCGCCGTGATCCGGCACGATCCGTTCTACCACCCCGCCCTGTCGGTCACGACCTTCGGCGAGGATCTGGAATGA
- a CDS encoding invasion associated locus B family protein, translated as MVPLHARLVRFRRAALPVLLALVAAALAPAGPAAAQGMVRKTFDDWQLRCETPAGAKAEQCALVQYLAAEDRPNLTLVVIVLKTADNRGYLLRVVAPLGVLLPSGLGLKIDQTDIGRAGFVRCLTTGCVAEVVMDDGLIRQFKNGTQATFIVFQTPEEGVGIPLSMKGFAAGFDSLK; from the coding sequence GTGGTGCCGCTTCACGCGAGGCTCGTTCGTTTCCGGCGCGCCGCGCTGCCGGTTCTCCTCGCCCTCGTCGCGGCGGCACTCGCGCCCGCCGGGCCGGCCGCGGCTCAGGGCATGGTGCGCAAGACCTTCGACGATTGGCAGCTGCGCTGCGAGACTCCGGCCGGCGCGAAGGCCGAGCAGTGCGCCCTCGTCCAGTATCTCGCCGCCGAGGATCGCCCGAACCTGACCCTGGTGGTCATCGTCCTCAAGACCGCCGACAATCGCGGTTACCTGCTGCGGGTGGTGGCGCCGCTGGGCGTTCTCCTGCCTTCCGGGCTCGGCCTGAAGATCGATCAGACGGATATCGGCCGCGCCGGCTTCGTCCGCTGCCTCACCACCGGCTGCGTGGCCGAGGTCGTCATGGATGACGGGCTGATCCGCCAGTTCAAGAACGGCACGCAGGCCACCTTCATCGTGTTCCAGACGCCCGAGGAGGGCGTCGGCATCCCGCTGTCGATGAAGGGCTTCGCGGCCGGGTTCGACAGCCTGAAATGA
- a CDS encoding M48 family metallopeptidase: MPLALLRRPDPDHLEVQHEGASLRIALRRRPTARRITLRVSAATGEAVITLPSRTAINTAQRFAASHAGWIAARLARVPVRVLFEVGASLPVRGELHRISQRGTRSGPVRIECVEGERVLSVSCDAAHVARRVRDFLAREAKRDLTEAIERYAAQLGQRPVRVTLRDTRSRWGSCTARGELNFSWRLILAPPTVLDYLVAHEMAHLREMNHSPRFWALVHALCPHTDAAEAWLKRHGTGLHRYG, encoded by the coding sequence ATGCCCCTCGCGCTGCTGCGTCGCCCCGATCCCGATCATCTTGAGGTCCAGCACGAGGGCGCCAGCCTTCGCATCGCCCTCCGTCGGCGACCGACCGCGCGCCGCATCACGCTCCGCGTCTCGGCCGCCACCGGCGAGGCGGTGATCACCCTGCCGAGCCGGACCGCCATCAACACGGCGCAGCGCTTCGCGGCGAGCCACGCGGGCTGGATCGCGGCGCGTCTCGCCCGCGTGCCGGTCCGCGTGCTGTTCGAGGTCGGCGCCAGCCTGCCGGTCCGCGGTGAGCTTCACCGGATCAGCCAGCGCGGCACCCGGAGCGGCCCCGTTCGCATCGAGTGCGTGGAGGGAGAGCGCGTGCTCTCGGTCTCGTGCGACGCCGCCCACGTGGCGCGCCGGGTCCGAGATTTCCTGGCCCGCGAGGCCAAGCGCGACCTGACCGAAGCGATCGAGCGCTACGCGGCGCAGCTCGGGCAGCGGCCGGTGCGCGTCACGCTGCGCGACACCCGCAGCCGCTGGGGTTCCTGCACGGCCCGCGGCGAGCTCAACTTCTCATGGCGCCTGATCCTCGCGCCGCCGACGGTGCTCGACTATCTGGTCGCCCACGAGATGGCGCATCTGCGCGAGATGAACCACTCGCCGCGCTTCTGGGCCCTGGTGCACGCGCTCTGCCCGCACACCGATGCCGCCGAGGCGTGGCTCAAGCGCCACGGCACCGGCCTGCATCGCTACGGCTGA
- a CDS encoding A24 family peptidase, with amino-acid sequence MVGSATASLGLTGLGPAGFGLLILFPFLMAYAAASDLLTMLIPNRISLALLAGFALLALTSAMSWTEIGFHCAAGAVVLLVTFTLFAFGIIGGGDAKLAAATALWLGFDGLGDYLLVASVFGGALTLAILLARTHPLPVRIARMPFALHLHDAKTGIPYGIALAAAALLVLPETEVWTRALAG; translated from the coding sequence ATGGTCGGTTCAGCGACGGCAAGCCTGGGACTGACCGGTCTGGGCCCGGCCGGTTTCGGCCTCCTGATCCTGTTCCCCTTCCTGATGGCCTACGCGGCCGCCAGCGACCTGCTCACCATGCTGATCCCGAACCGGATCTCCCTGGCCCTCCTGGCGGGGTTCGCGTTGCTGGCCCTGACGAGCGCGATGAGCTGGACCGAGATCGGCTTCCACTGCGCGGCCGGAGCGGTCGTCCTCCTCGTCACGTTCACGCTGTTCGCCTTCGGCATCATCGGAGGCGGCGACGCGAAGCTCGCGGCCGCCACGGCCCTGTGGCTCGGCTTCGACGGCCTCGGCGACTACCTGCTGGTGGCCTCGGTGTTCGGCGGCGCCCTGACGCTGGCGATCCTGTTGGCGCGGACGCACCCATTGCCCGTCCGGATCGCGCGCATGCCGTTCGCCCTGCACCTGCACGACGCCAAGACCGGGATCCCGTACGGGATCGCCCTGGCCGCGGCGGCGCTCCTCGTCCTCCCCGAGACCGAGGTCTGGACCCGGGCCCTCGCCGGCTGA
- a CDS encoding Flp family type IVb pilin: protein MKTLFTRFASDESGATAIEYGMIAALIAVAIITALKTVGTSLTSKFSQISGNLN, encoded by the coding sequence ATGAAGACCCTGTTCACGCGTTTCGCTTCGGACGAGTCCGGCGCCACCGCGATCGAGTACGGCATGATCGCGGCCCTCATCGCCGTGGCCATCATCACCGCGCTGAAGACCGTCGGCACCAGCCTGACCAGCAAGTTCAGCCAGATCTCCGGCAACCTGAACTGA
- a CDS encoding pilus assembly protein N-terminal domain-containing protein: protein MRRTLSIAGRAGLVVLLTGAAAAAGQPDLLPVVTVLVDNAKVLRLPEKTSTVIVGNPIIAEVTPQKNGVLVLTGKSFGSTNLIALDNGGAMIAETTIRVEASRDSTITVQRGLDRESLSCTPGCQPSVQLGDSASYFGATSGQADARRKLATGGGGGAVPAADH, encoded by the coding sequence ATGCGTCGCACCCTGTCGATCGCGGGCCGAGCCGGCCTCGTCGTCCTGCTGACGGGCGCCGCGGCCGCGGCCGGGCAGCCCGATCTCCTGCCCGTCGTGACCGTTCTCGTGGACAACGCCAAGGTGCTCCGCCTGCCGGAGAAGACGTCGACCGTGATCGTCGGGAACCCGATCATCGCCGAGGTGACGCCTCAGAAGAACGGCGTGCTCGTGCTCACCGGCAAGAGCTTCGGCTCCACCAACCTGATCGCCCTCGACAACGGCGGCGCCATGATCGCCGAGACGACCATCCGGGTCGAGGCGTCGCGGGACTCGACCATCACGGTGCAGCGCGGCCTCGATCGGGAATCCCTGTCGTGCACGCCGGGCTGCCAGCCGTCGGTGCAGCTCGGCGACTCGGCCAGCTATTTCGGTGCGACGAGCGGTCAGGCCGACGCCCGTCGCAAGCTCGCGACCGGCGGCGGCGGCGGCGCGGTTCCGGCGGCCGATCACTGA